The genome window GGAGGCCGTATTGCGCCAAAAGCCAAGAGTCTTCTTAAACACGGTTTTCTTGTGACCGCGGGGATTCTTGGATTTTCGGCTCTCCATATTCTATCTGCCATGAGCAATGTATACCTTCTTTGTATCGCCCTTTTCGGTTTTGGAATGGCCTTTATTTTCCTCCAGTCTACTCTAATCTCTACCGCTCAGGCAAAATTGCCTAAAATGCGAGGTACGGCCATGTCCCTGGCATCATTCAACATGTTTGTTGGAGGTGCTATTGGTACGGCCGTAAATGGAAAGATTCTGGCAGTCAGCGGAATCAATTCTATTTTCTTTTATGCATCTTTTATCATTCTTGTCGTTGGTCTTGTTGCAGCTGTGTTTATTGCCCGTTTTGAGATGAGGAAAAAATTGGCAAGATCCTAGTCTTTTCGAGGGCTTGGTCAGTCCTAAAGGCTGGTTGAGCTCATGATTCAATGTTAAAACCAAAGTAGAACTGACTTTTCCTTTTTAGTGAGCTATACTAATAAGTAGAGGTAAGTACTGGTTGAATAATATTATGCAGGGATCGTCTCTTTTCACATTTATTACACCTCTGGCTTATTGGGCATTGGTGTTTGCCTGGCTGTATATATTTACTTTTTATCTGAGAAGGGTCAGGAAAAAAGCCCATCATTTTGACCGATTACTGCGAACCCTATTTATCATACTTAGCATAGATGCCTTCCGAACTTTATTTGAAAGCATATATTTTGGTATACGCTCAACTTCCGAATTAGGTTTGATCGACAGTAAATTTTATAATTTTTTAATACGCCCTGAAATTGTTTTTATTCCCAAGAGTATCAATCTCGTCGCCGCCATCACTGTTATCGTCATTTTGATACGGAAATGGATTCCCCAGGAAAGTAGAAGACTAAACCGCATCATAAATAAGATGAGTAACAGCGAATTGATCATTGATCAGATTCCAATTTCCATCGTAATTACAGATCTTGATGGCAATATTGAGTTTGCTAATGATAAATTTGTTACTCTCACAGGGTATACACTGGATGAAGTCATGGGTGAGAATCCCCGTATTCTCAAGGGTTCAGAAGCAACCATCACTGATTATGAAGAGCTATGGACAACCGTTGTAAATGGTGATAAATGGACTGGTGTCTTTTATAATAAAAAGAAGAATGGTGAATACTATTGGGAAGACGCCATTATTACACCCCTGTCTGATGAAGACGGTAATATTGTTAATTATCTTGCAATAAAAGAAGATATTACAGAAAAGGTTCTACAGGATAATGAGATAGAAATGCTTCTTTCTGCCATAGAGCAATCCAGTGATTCAGTAGAAATCCTGGACATAGAGGGTAATCTTCAGTATGTCAATAATACCTTTACCAAGAGAACCGGGTACACAAAAGAAGAAGTCATTGGCAAAAACCCATTGGATCTTTTCTCAAGTGATAAAACTGATAATAGAGCCGTATATGATGAGTTGTGGGATACCCTTCATTCCGGGAATGCCTGGATTGGCAGGTTCACAAACAAAAACAAAGATGGCAGTTTTATTGTGGAAGAAGTCAGCGTCTCTCCCGTGTTGGATCAGTTTGGAAAAGTAAGGAGTTATTCTTCAGTTAAGAGGAATATAACTAAACAAATTCAATTAGAAGAGGAGCATCGTCAGATCAAAGATCAGCTTTATCATTCTCAAAAACTGGAAGCTGTCGGACAGCTTGCTGGAGGTGTTGCCCATGACTTTAACAACATCCTTAACGGAGTTATTTCGGCGGTGACCCTTCTTGAGAATAAAGAAACTGACCTAGATGCCCAAAGTCAGAGTTATTTAAATATGATCATGACTTCCACAAAGAGAGCTTCTGTTTTGGCATCCAATTTATTGACTGTGAGCAGAAGGGGCAGGTCTGAATGTGTCTACTTTCATATCAAGGATATCCTTCTTGAAACAACCAGTATTCTCGAAATATCCGTCAATAATAAGATTAGAATTACGACACGGTTTAATGCTCATAACGACATGGTCCATGCCGATCAATCGGGATTTCAAAACGTCCTGCTCAACCTGGGACTCAATGCCAGCCATGCCATAAATTCTCAGTATGGAACTATCGATTTTATTGTAAGCAATATTTTCCTTGATGAGGTTTACTGCAGTACCAGTTCTTTTGTAATCGAACCAGGGGAGTATTGTAAGATCATTGTCAAAGATTCGGGCACTGGCATTGATGATGATATCCTTCCTAATATTTTTGATGCTTTTTTCACAACAAAGATTGATGGTAAGGGAACTGGATTAGGGCTTTCATCTACCATGCGGTATATCCAAGATCATGGTGGTGAAATAACTGTGACAAGCCGAATTGGCCATGGTACTGAGTTTTGTATTTTACTACCCTGTAGCGACGATACAAAGGATCTAGAAACTAAGGCTGATCGTTCTGTTCCCTCTGGTTCTGAAACCATCCTTCTGGTGGATGATGAAGATTTTAACAGGGACTTAGGAAGGGATATTCTGGAATCTATCGGTTACCAGGTCATAGTTGCGGCAGATGGGATGGAAGCTGTTCAAATATTCTCTGAAAATCAGGATCGAATTGATCTGGTAGTGCTGGATATGGTCATGCCGGGAATGGATGGCAGTGCTGCCTTTATGAAAATAAAAGAAATTGATTCAGAAGCTAAGATAATCATTACATCCGGATATTTAGAAGCTGAAAAGATTGAAAATTTGAGAGCTCATGGTTTGGAATTCATGATTTCTAAGCCCTATGAGATTGCCGAATTCAGCCAATTAATCCGAAATATATTGAAGTAGAGTAGGACTTAAAGACTGGAGCTCTGTTTTTCAACGGCGGCCTTTATATCCGTCAAATCTTCTTTAAAGGCTTTTTTAGTTGCTCCTGCAAATAAGAAAAACATTATAGACAATAACTTTGCCCCAAGAGTGATAGATTCTGAGAAAAAGTTCATGCTTAGTTCTGTCATACCATCCTTCTCATTGAGCACGAAATTGCTGATGTAGATGGCACCGTGGCTTTCGGCTCT of Oceanispirochaeta crateris contains these proteins:
- a CDS encoding hybrid sensor histidine kinase/response regulator gives rise to the protein MIDSKFYNFLIRPEIVFIPKSINLVAAITVIVILIRKWIPQESRRLNRIINKMSNSELIIDQIPISIVITDLDGNIEFANDKFVTLTGYTLDEVMGENPRILKGSEATITDYEELWTTVVNGDKWTGVFYNKKKNGEYYWEDAIITPLSDEDGNIVNYLAIKEDITEKVLQDNEIEMLLSAIEQSSDSVEILDIEGNLQYVNNTFTKRTGYTKEEVIGKNPLDLFSSDKTDNRAVYDELWDTLHSGNAWIGRFTNKNKDGSFIVEEVSVSPVLDQFGKVRSYSSVKRNITKQIQLEEEHRQIKDQLYHSQKLEAVGQLAGGVAHDFNNILNGVISAVTLLENKETDLDAQSQSYLNMIMTSTKRASVLASNLLTVSRRGRSECVYFHIKDILLETTSILEISVNNKIRITTRFNAHNDMVHADQSGFQNVLLNLGLNASHAINSQYGTIDFIVSNIFLDEVYCSTSSFVIEPGEYCKIIVKDSGTGIDDDILPNIFDAFFTTKIDGKGTGLGLSSTMRYIQDHGGEITVTSRIGHGTEFCILLPCSDDTKDLETKADRSVPSGSETILLVDDEDFNRDLGRDILESIGYQVIVAADGMEAVQIFSENQDRIDLVVLDMVMPGMDGSAAFMKIKEIDSEAKIIITSGYLEAEKIENLRAHGLEFMISKPYEIAEFSQLIRNILK